GTCAAAAGAAGACGATGTCGGAGGGAGATGTGAGCAAACTGATGGTAGTTTACGAGAAAATGAATCTTGGGGAAGTTTGGTCCTCTTTAAGTAAGTGTCTCTTTGAATTTGAGAGGCAAGAAAACTTGAGTACTTCGGCAACCGTGCTTCTACCTCTTATTGAGTCTCTCATGGTGGTTTTCAAGCACGGTAAAGCACCTCAAAATAAGGCTGTCACTTTGAAATATgaggacgagaagaagcttcaaattgcGCAGCTGCCTGTCGACCAATTGTTCTTTCATTTCACCGAAGCCCACAAGAAACTGTTAAACCAGATGATTCGGTCGAATCCAAAGTTGATGAGCGGGCCTTTTGCATTATTGGTCAAGAATCCCAAAGTTTTGGATTTTGATAACAAACGTTATTTCTTCATTGCGAAGTTGGGCACGGAAACCCATGACAGGCCTAAATTGAGCATTACGGTGCGTCGTGAACAAGTATTCTTGGATTCTTACAGAGCTttgtttttcaaatctaacgatgatatcaagaaatccaagCTTGAGATCACCTTCAAGGGTGAAAGCGGTGTGGATGCGGGTGGGCTAACCAGAGAATGGTATCAAGTTCTATCGAGGCAGATGTTTAACCCTGATTATGCTTTATTCTTACCCGTGGAGTCAGACAAAACGACTTTCAGGCCAAATCGAACATCTGGAATCAATCCGGAGCACTTatcatttttcaagttTATTGGTATGATCATTGGTAAAGCTATTCGCGATCAGTGCTTCCTGGACTGCCACTTCAGTCGGGAGGTTTACAAGAACATCCTTGGCAGACCAGTGTCATTGAAAGACATGGAATCTCTAGACCTAGACTACTACAAATCATTAGTGTGGATTCTCGAGAATGATATTACAGACGTCATAGAAGAAACTTTCTCAGTTGAAACCGATGATTATGGTGAGCATAAAATCATCGAACTAGTCGAGAATGGTAAAAATGTTCCTGTTACTGAGGCAAACAAACAAGATTATGTTAAGAAGATTGTTGAGTACAAACTGCATGCCTCAGTGAAAGAGCAGATGGATAACTTTCTGCAAGGGTTCTATGCTTTAATACCAATCGAGCTTATCTCCATCTTTGATGAGCAGGAGCTGGAGCTTCTGGTCAGTGGTTTACCAGACATCGACGTGGATGATTGGAAAAATAATACAACTTACGTTAACTACACTGCAAACTGTAAGCAGATCAACTATTTCTGGAGAGCAGTGAGATCATTTGACGCAGAAGAACGCGCCAAGCTACTGCAATTCGTCACCGGTACCAGCAAAGTTCCGTTGAACGGTTTCAAGGAACTAACAGGTGTCACTGGAGTTTGCAAATTCTCTATTCATAGGGACTATGGATCTACTGATAGATTGCCGTCGTCTCATACTTGCTTCAATCAACTAAACCTCCCAGCCTACAGCTCATACGAGACGCTTCGCGGATCTCTGTTGCTCTCTATCAACGAAGGCCATGAAGGATTCGGCATTGCTTAAGACATAAGGCGGTTGATTCTTCATCGTATATACCTTTGTGCATTATTCTATTCATAGGCAATGCTATTTTGTCGACTATGTAATTATTAGTTATGGGTAAACCTACTGAAATGTGTTCAATTCCTTTACTAAACATAAAAAGGCTAAACAGAGCAGATGTCACATACAGTCATGATCACCTTGTTAAGCTGCCAGGGAGATAGACTGCTAAACCTGATATGCCAGTTTAATTTATGTGGCTACTATAAAGCTACTTACATTTTTCTTAGTTAAGGCCTTGAGGTGACTATTAGTGTTGTTCGACAATAATAGCGCCATTATGCTAGTTCAGCGCAGCAGAAAAGATGTCGTATATGTCGCTGACCGAAGATGGAAGCTTTTGGATGAATgatttcatccagcaaCTGTAGACGGAATCCAATATTCAATTAAAATTATAAAAATGATAATTATGCTACATAGTTGGTTACTCCTTTCGATGCTGCTATTGTTGACTATCATGAGTATTACTGTCAAGTGGTCCAATCCATTCCCAACATTTCATTATTTCGCCGTGAATTTCCATGAGGGTGGAGCGAACATTGGTATTATTCCTTTCTAGAGTCTTTGCTACAGCTTGCCACAATTTGTTCTTATAACTGAGATCGGTGATGTCAGCAAGCAGTACATCTCTCAACTGAACCACACTTAAAAAATCAGGCACTTGGTCCTGTTTCTTGACAGCCTTCAGTTTACTCACGACCTTCTTACTCAATTCCTCTATAACCTCACGCTGTTTATAGAATTTCCTGATCCTGTATGAAGTGTATTTTACCAGAATGACGAGAATGACGGTTGACCAAATCAAATAGGCGTACTTGTTGTAAGTTTGATAGATCTCCCTTTCGAATCTACATCTAAGCCCGACGTACTTCTTGGATGTCGAGCGAAGAATCCTCGTCTTTTTCCCTCTGTCTGTCTCTGAAAAATGTCCTGTCTTTGCCGGAACACCATCGATTGTAAGCTGGTCGTTGGTGCTGTCAATGGCTGAAGGTTTACTGTTTGGTAACTGAACCCACTTCTCTTGATTGTTAGTAATAATGATTTTTGAATTACTTGATGAAAAAAAGTCATTACTCACTTGCCTCCAAGTTATTTCAGGTTCCTTAATCAGGTCTGAGACGGCCTGAGACCACAGCTCATCGAATTCATCGTCGTTGATCCAGGGAGCCCGTGATTCATAAAATATTTGATATAATTCCTTTTCCGTCATTCCACTCTTGGAGTAATCATTAGACGCTCCACAAGAGTACTGAGCATTCTTCATCCTTAGAAACTCCAGAGATTTCTTAACGACCTCGGAGACTaatttttctcttttcGTGTCTTTAACGCAACTATCACTAAGTGGAAGCAAATGATGTAAGCTCCACCTATTTCTATGCAGTGCGTATTCAGGTTGGCACTTCATCTGCATTAATGGGTAGCAAATGGCATGATCCGGACAAGGCAAACAATTTGGCTTTTGACTCTCCAGAAATTCATCAATTTTGGAAAGTGCTGTTATTTTGCTATCAAACAGTTTGCCTGTTTCTGTCTCATGCCCACAATAACCTATCAAAATTCTTTGTTCACGATACCAAAGACCATAAATGATAGGCATGACAATTATAAGGAAAAGTGAGATATCCCGCAGCATTCTTCCAAGCGACTTGAAAAATGTTTTAGCCGGCCAAGCCCTCGTACGAAGGTTATGCTCTTTCTCTGTGACTTGCTCGATATAATCGTGCGTCCCCACAAGATCGACCTCCGCAGGCAGTTGAGATGTATTTATCATCGAGGGTTGCTCGACGTTGATGTCTCCATGGTGACTGACATCTTTCTCAGTGTCGAGCTGACATTCCCTGTTATCATCTGATGATTCAGACTTAGCAGTTGAAGTCAAATCTCCATGGGGTACGTTAGTTGACGCTTCAGTGGATGTCTCCTTTCCTACGCTTATTTCTGCCGGGCCGGATATGTAGTTCATTTCCAGTTCGGAATGCGACTCCGGCCGAGCAAGAACGGGGACGGAGTTATCCTTATAGGCCACCTTTAGTTCATCCGCAAAAGCAGGCGAAACGTTCAGGCTATTGAGATCAGGCACAAGCGTTTTCCGCTCAAAACTGAAATCATTCTTGATAGTATCCCGATCGTCGGATCTCTCGGTTCCAGCATGACCCCGGCGAGATACATTAAGGATCGAAGACTCATTGAAAGAAGATTccgaagatgaagaagattcgaaCTTATCGATAGTCAAGGACTTGTGTGGTGATTTATTAGGTGACTTCTGAGCCACCTTTTCCGTAATAGGAGTATGTTCACCTTCGCCAATCTTGCGTCTCCTCTTCTTATCCAAGGCTCCGCCATGCGATTGATCTTCCACACCGACTCCCATATCCAAGAGCCCCTCTCGATCCTCATTCCCTTCCTTCTCTACtatctttctcttcctAGCTTTTCTCTTGGCAGCACCGCCTTGCTGAAACTCGTTAACGTCACTAAACGCTGTGCTGGCGATGAGATCCACCGCGCGATCAGATTTGGCGCTAGCGCCGCTGTTGCTATCAGCCTCGTGGTTCTCTGATCCGGATAAAGCTGCAGATTCTGCACTGCTAATCTTAccctttttcttcttctgcttctctctctttttgACTTTCTTACTGCTGTTCACTGCCACTTTCACAATCCCCTTATCACTGGGCAACAAATTGTCGTATCTGCTCCTCAACTTAGGTATCTCAGGCTTCACACGCGCTTCAAACAGCCCTACCAACGTACTCTTCTTCGACTGCGGTGAGAACTCGACTCCATTTTCCATCAAAATCCTTCTCAGTTGCGCCACTTTCAGGCTATTCGGATCAAAGCCAGGTTTCAGGTACTCCAAATCCATCATAGCAGATACAATCTGGCCTCACCAACGCCTTAAGTGGCCTCTCCTGAACCCTGGAGTTCATAGTGATGATTAGTTGTTTACAAGGGCCGCAAAGACCTTAAGTAAGCTGTCATCACTTTTAACGACATAGTTAAGCAAGGTAATAAGCCTTTGATCTGATACTATACACAAGATACCACTGTTATAATGCTCTTAAAGACGACTAGAATAGGTTTCCGTGCTCGATGGATATGAAAATTGAAGAGAGCGCTAAGGAATTGACCGATTTATCGTTGGAGCCAGCTCCATCCAATGATTTTGGAGCGTTTGATCAGGACGGCGAAGAAGCTAATGAGAAAGTTGCcattgaagacgatgagtCGCCAATGAAGGATGCCCACTTCTCATATCATGAGAGCaagcagctgtttgataATGAGTCGAAACGGATTGCGCTGGATGACAAATCAGCTCCTTCACCGCTCGTGGATCAACCGTCGTTTAAGAATGGTAAGGGCACCCCTTCTAGCTCAGTGGTGTTGCAAAAAGATAGCTCTCTGTCTTCAGGAGCTCAGAATACGGTTCCTTATCCTCCTAGCGGTGAAATGTGGGACtcgaaagagaagcagGACACGACGGCTGCTTATAAGATGGGGATGCTTGCGGATGACGCGGCTCAGCAGTTCTTGGATGAACCTTCACCAGAGCTGGTTGGGCTTTACAAGAATGTTGCGGAGTGCCGCGCTTTGAGAGCCAAGTATCAGGATTCGTCCTTGCAAAGATCAGACCAGAATCCTAAGAATAAGCCCGGCTGGAAAATCTACCCTCCACCACCTAAACCTACTTACGATGCGGTAACCAAGACAGTGGTCAAGGTAGCGAACCCGCCGGACTCAGTGGTGTTTGAATTTGCTCAATGTGAGATACCTGGTGAAGACACGGAATGGGATTTTATGTCAAACGATGACGATTCCTATGTGGTTCATCGCGTGGGAAATAAGAAAGACCTGATTTCTGACGTCCCGAGCTTGAGAGATTACTACTTGGATCTAGAAAAGTTGGTGTCGATTTCTTCTGATGGACCAGCGAAGTCGTTCGCCTTCCGAAGATTACAATACTTGGAGGCTCGTTGGAACTTATACTATTTGTTGAATGAATACCAAGAGACCAGCGTCTCCAAAAGAAACCCACATAGAGATTTCTACAATGTCAGAAAGGTGGACACTCACGTTCACCACTCGGCTTGCATGAATCAAAAACACCTGTTGCGTTTCATCAAACATAAGTTGAAGCATTGCAGCGATGAAAAGGTCATCTTCAGGGATGATAAGGTTTTGACTTTGGACGAGGTATTCAAGTCGCTACAATTGTCTGGTTATGATTTATCCATCGATACGCTGGATATGCATGCCCACAAGGACACTTTTCACAGATTCGATAAGTTTAATCTAAAGTACAATCCCATTGGTGAATCTCGTTTGAGAGAAATTTTCCTAAAAACAGATAACTACATCAGGGGTTCGTATTTAGCTGAGATTACGAAACAAGTCATCTCAGATCTAGAGAACTCCAAGTATCAAAATTGTGAGTATAGAATATCGATTTATGGCCGTTCCATTGACGAGTGGGATAAGCTAGCCAGTTGGGTTGTGGACAATAAAGTCTTTTCACACAACGTGCGTTGGTTAGTCCAAATTCCTCGCCTCTATGATATTTACAAAAAGACAGGCGCGATAAATACTTTCCAGGAAATCATTACAAATCTATTCAGACCACTTTTTGAGGTGACCAAAAACCCTCAGTCTCACCCAAAGCTACATGTCTTTTTGCAAAGAGTCATTGGTTTCGATTCAGTTGACGATGAATCCAAGGTTGACCGCCGTTTTCACAGGAAATACCCCAAGCCTTCCTTATGGGAGTCTTCTCAAAATCCTCCTTACTCCTACTACCTGTACTACCTTTACTCAAGCTTGGCCTCTTTGAATCAATGGAGAAGCAAACGTGGCTTTAATACGTTAGTACTAAGGCCACATTGTGGTGAAGCCGGTGACCCAGAGCATTTGGTATCGGCGTATCTGCTTGCCCAAAGTATCTCTCACGGTATTCTGCTGAGGAAGGTTCCATTCGTCCAATACTTATACTACCTTGACCAAATTGGTATCGCGATGTCTCCTCTGTCGAACAATGCGCTGTTTTTGACTTATGATAAGAATCCATTTCCTAGGTACTTCAAAAGAGGCTTGAACGTTTCCTTATCGACAGATGACCCATTGCAGTTTTCTTACACCAGAGAACCTTTGATTGAAGAGTACTCCGTTGCTGCACAAATTTACAAGCTGTCAAATGTTGACATGTGCGAGTTAGCAAAGAACTCGGTCCTGCAAAGTGGTTGGGAAGCTTCGATCAAAGCACACTGGATTGGTaagaactttgaaaaggATGGTGTTCAAGGCAACGATGTGGGAAAGACTAACGTACCGAACATCAGAGTTAATTATAGATGGGACACGCTTTCGACAGAGCTGGAGCTTGTCGAGCACTTTGCCAAATTTTAGAGCCGCAGAATATTTCATAAAGAGTCTAGAACTGAGCCTAGGACAACCACAATGGATTTTTAATTAATTAGATGGTACCTATCCCCATAAGCATAGAATTTTGTAACATATTGATTTTCTgcgatcttcttttctATCATTTCTTTGCCCTCGTCACCGTATGATTCGTAGTAGCGACCCAAAATCGTCGGCAGAGTTGGATAACCATCATTATTTGCCTCCAGCTCCCGATGCTTTGAGTTTGGAAAGCCTATAGGTATAAACCAAAATAGCACATTGGGGCCCAAAAAGTCACTGAAATTACGCCATAGTGGTCTTTTACGCCACAAGTCACTGCTTTCATCCCTTTCTAACTGTACAACATAGCGGCAGCCATCTTTAACGTTATAGTAGCAGCAATAGCTGAGTTTACTATGAGCTTTTCTTCGAGCCATAACCTCGACTGTCGTCCTATTCTTCATGATGCACAAAATATGAGTAGAAAGCATTGCTGCGCTCATCACGTATCCCCAAATTGTAATTGCTAGGATAGCTATCAAGTTGTCGTCCAGATCCTTACGAATCTGCCTGAGAAACACACATATGGAGACCACTACGATAACGGCCAAAAGAGCCATGTACATCACAAATTGCAGAAACAGACGATAGTTATCTTTCCCAATAACGGCACACAGCAGGACACATCTGTGGTCGAACCGTGGAACGCAATAGTTCAAATCCGTAGAGTGATGTGCCCTATCGGTTTTGACACTTGCACAATCATTGCACCAGATTGGCTGCCCATTGGGCCCTGATTGATAGCACAAAGGCGGTATCAGCGACGGAATCATTGTCGTTGTCTCACTGCTTCGATAATCAACCGAGTCTTCTGGAAGTATCATGTAAGGCGGTACCTTAGGCAGTCTACCTGGCCCTATAATTTTGATTTGACACCATAGAACTACCAATAAAGCATCTAGAAATGTAACAACGCAAATGAGACCAATGGCAACTGATTGGCGACCTAGCTTCTTGAATAGCTGATCATAACACAGCCTATGCGCAAAACCCCAGGTGCAATATGTAATCAGAGCTAGCAACATGAAAGGCGCAGAATACTTAACCCACGATGGGGGCTGCCATCGTGGAACATAGAACCCCATATTTTACCAGTTTCCAGACCAGTGCTGCCATTTAAACCTTCATCTTGTGTTGTTCACTTAGTTGTATATCATCTTACAAAGGTTCTTGCAGTGTGGAAAATTACTAATGACTTGAACAGAACTATAAAAGCCTGCAAAGGACCTCAGGGAGTATCTCTGAGACTGCTAAAGAGTGAGTATCAACGGCTATTAACTCAAGAAGGTTGCGCAAGCATTTTCACTAACGATGAGCTGTTCAGTGGACGATTACTATGACAATAAGGATATGTGCCCGATCTGCAAGACAGACCGATATCTGTCGCCAGATGTGAAGTTTCTAGTGAATCCCGAATGCTACCACAGGATTTGTGAGTCATGTGTGGATCGTATATTCAGTCTTGGACCTGCACAATGCCCCTACAAGAATTGTGATAAgattctgaggaagaatAAGTTTAAGACgcagatctttgatgatgtgGCGGTGGAGAAAGAGGTCGATATTCGTAAACGGGTGTTTTCTGTGTTCAATAAGAAGCTGGATGATTTTGGGGACAACTTAGAGGAGTATAACAAGTACTTGGAGGAAATAGAGGAGATAGTTTACAATCTGGACAATGGGGTTGACGTTGCCACGACAGAAGAGAAACTGCGGGCGTATGAGGAGCTCAATAGGCAGCTGATCATGACCAATATAGAGCGTAACAAGCAAGACTTGGAGAGTTTCGAACAGAGACAGCagttcgagaaggaaatgaagatgaagaagcggaTGTTGCTCAAGCAAattgaagaggaagacaGGATGAATAAAGAATgggccaagaaagaaatcgtGAATAGGCTATCGAGCGCAGAAGATGTCGATGATGTTATAGAAGGCGTTAAGAATACAGTtaagttgaaaaaatcgTCAGCCAGAAGGAAGTTGGAGGAGCTGAATAGGGTTATGATGAATAACCCATATCTAGCGGCCAACAGTGGTGGACCCAGAAAGGACACCGTCCCCTTCACGCCCTTCAATGGTGACAGAGATGTCTCGAAACGATACACACTAGAGGAGTCGCTCTACAGCGACCcattcatcaaagatctgcaaGAGAGAAAAGATTTCGTCGCCTCGGGCTTCAGGGTAGATTATGTTTACGAGCGAATGCTTACTGAGGCGTTCATGGGTCTCGGATGTGTCATTAGCGAAGAACTACAAACCTCTTAACTGAATAGCATTGACCAGGGCTCTTGACAGGCCTTCCACGGTTTTCGGTTGAAATCCCTGATCTAATTTGTAAACCTGCATATCGTCAATAGAAGTTAGTATATCCCCACACAGAACAAATCTAACGTTGATGACCACATACCTTCCTTATAAAGGTCTCGTCGCAGTGTTGTTGAAGTGTTTGATCAAGCAACTCGACCTCCCGACCATGGATCTCTTCGCCAAGCCTCTCTACTGCATTTTGGTCATTTGGCCCCAGTATTTGGACAGCAATCAGTGTCTTGCAGTCATCCTTCAGCCCAAAATTCTTGAATGCTTCGCCAATGTTCGATGACGGTGACAGACACAGCAGACACTCTGAATGTAAGCTTTTTGTTCTCCTCTTGTTATAGGAAACCTCAACAAGTGCTCGATAGATTGCTGAGAGCAATTGTTCTCTCGAGCATATAGCCCTAGCATCGATCAAAGCGAATGGCAGCTCAGCAACTTTTGATCGAAGCTCCTGAGCGTTAGACACATCCTCAAACAGCGAAATCGACACTGTGTAATCTGGGAACTGTGGCAAAACGGTGTAACACCTATTGATCGACGACATGGTCCGATTGGCTATACTAATCAATGTTCTGTTAGAAGTTGGTCAACTTTGACAAAAAAGTGTCAGTTCTATAGCTTCCGCTCTGTGACgacttttcaagaagacTGCTGAAATGCGGCCTCGCAGCACTCTAGACCATTCTAAGCGCCTTCAAGTgatctgaagatgatgcaAGCTGACGAGGAGTCTGCCTCAAGCCCGGAGAGACGAGAAATAGACCAACAATTAGATGCACTTCTCCCGTTGAGCCAAATTACCGATGCGGAATCAGAACAGCCAAGAATACTTTATGAATTACTAGACGAGGTACCGCATGGCAGGAAACTGATGAATCATTTGCTCTCCTCAGCGAGTGACCTGCAATTGAATGAGCAAGATCTCTGTCATGGCCATCTGCACAAAGCCGCGTCAGCTACAGCTGATAGATGGTATGAAGAGGAGAGGAGGGCCAGCACCCAGGCCCTGCCAGCGGCGCTGCAACTTGATGCTCCTGTCATATTTTCGTGGAGTAAGAAAGCTGCCGCGGCAAAGACGAGTCCTCAGAAGAGTAAACCGCATGCTGCGGCCCGAGAAACCACCAATCAAACGCTATTCAAGTCTATATCTGCCAGGCTAACCGAGATTGCGAGGCAGAGAGAGACACTGCAGCATGGACCCATGGATGAAAACGGCTCCAGAAGATCCGAGAGCAGCGCAAGCAAGCACCAATGGGCCAGTTCAGAATTCCATGTGGATCCGCTGCAGGAATTCGTAGCCAGGGCATTACCTAGAGCTTCCAAGAAGGAGCAcagcgagaagaaaaaggttAAAAGACGTAGTCTGCTGAATTTCTGGGGCGGAGGTACCCACAAGAGGAAGGAGGATCGCAAGGCCACCCAGGAAGCCGAGCCCAACCAAGGTCGCTACTCGACCGAGCAATCACATCACATCGAAGCCAGCAGCATAGCTGAAGAGGCAGAGCCCGGCCGGCCGGCGCTGGAAAACCACACACAGCTGCCCGACACTGCCTTGAACTTGAATTCGTTCATTCCCTTACAACCTAAAAAGAAGTGAGCACTAGCGCTACCATTATACAATTTGCATACTAATCCGACGACTCTTTTTTGGAGACATGATAAGTCAACTTCTGGCCTCCTGGAAACCCTCTCTTACTGTTCACCCTGGGGGTGTGGCTGTAACCACGCTGAGCATCCCTGGCAGCAGCGTCCTGTCTCATAGTTTCCTCGTAAGAAGGCGGATTTCCAATGCCACGGTCCTGTTTCCCATCCTTGCCAGACATCAGTTCCGTACGAAGCAGCTCTGGCTCTCTGGCTTCACTTACTCCCAAGGGCCAGCAACATTTTCGTGCTGGAAGCAACACATCTTGTAGAAGTTGCAAGAAGCGGGCTGTTTCGCGAGCTGCCAAAA
Above is a genomic segment from Torulaspora globosa chromosome 1, complete sequence containing:
- the CMI8 gene encoding Cmi8p (ancestral locus Anc_5.583); translated protein: MSGKDGKQDRGIGNPPSYEETMRQDAAARDAQRGYSHTPRVNSKRGFPGGQKLTYHVSKKESSD
- the AMD1 gene encoding AMP deaminase (ancestral locus Anc_5.578), producing MDMKIEESAKELTDLSLEPAPSNDFGAFDQDGEEANEKVAIEDDESPMKDAHFSYHESKQLFDNESKRIALDDKSAPSPLVDQPSFKNGKGTPSSSVVLQKDSSLSSGAQNTVPYPPSGEMWDSKEKQDTTAAYKMGMLADDAAQQFLDEPSPELVGLYKNVAECRALRAKYQDSSLQRSDQNPKNKPGWKIYPPPPKPTYDAVTKTVVKVANPPDSVVFEFAQCEIPGEDTEWDFMSNDDDSYVVHRVGNKKDLISDVPSLRDYYLDLEKLVSISSDGPAKSFAFRRLQYLEARWNLYYLLNEYQETSVSKRNPHRDFYNVRKVDTHVHHSACMNQKHLLRFIKHKLKHCSDEKVIFRDDKVLTLDEVFKSLQLSGYDLSIDTLDMHAHKDTFHRFDKFNLKYNPIGESRLREIFLKTDNYIRGSYLAEITKQVISDLENSKYQNCEYRISIYGRSIDEWDKLASWVVDNKVFSHNVRWLVQIPRLYDIYKKTGAINTFQEIITNLFRPLFEVTKNPQSHPKLHVFLQRVIGFDSVDDESKVDRRFHRKYPKPSLWESSQNPPYSYYLYYLYSSLASLNQWRSKRGFNTLVLRPHCGEAGDPEHLVSAYLLAQSISHGILLRKVPFVQYLYYLDQIGIAMSPLSNNALFLTYDKNPFPRYFKRGLNVSLSTDDPLQFSYTREPLIEEYSVAAQIYKLSNVDMCELAKNSVLQSGWEASIKAHWIGKNFEKDGVQGNDVGKTNVPNIRVNYRWDTLSTELELVEHFAKF
- the TFB3 gene encoding TFIIH/NER complex subunit TFB3 (ancestral locus Anc_5.580), with the translated sequence MSCSVDDYYDNKDMCPICKTDRYLSPDVKFLVNPECYHRICESCVDRIFSLGPAQCPYKNCDKILRKNKFKTQIFDDVAVEKEVDIRKRVFSVFNKKLDDFGDNLEEYNKYLEEIEEIVYNLDNGVDVATTEEKLRAYEELNRQLIMTNIERNKQDLESFEQRQQFEKEMKMKKRMLLKQIEEEDRMNKEWAKKEIVNRLSSAEDVDDVIEGVKNTVKLKKSSARRKLEELNRVMMNNPYLAANSGGPRKDTVPFTPFNGDRDVSKRYTLEESLYSDPFIKDLQERKDFVASGFRVDYVYERMLTEAFMGLGCVISEELQTS
- the LFT1 gene encoding Lft1p (ancestral locus Anc_5.582); amino-acid sequence: MMQADEESASSPERREIDQQLDALLPLSQITDAESEQPRILYELLDEVPHGRKLMNHLLSSASDLQLNEQDLCHGHLHKAASATADRWYEEERRASTQALPAALQLDAPVIFSWSKKAAAAKTSPQKSKPHAAARETTNQTLFKSISARLTEIARQRETLQHGPMDENGSRRSESSASKHQWASSEFHVDPLQEFVARALPRASKKEHSEKKKVKRRSLLNFWGGGTHKRKEDRKATQEAEPNQGRYSTEQSHHIEASSIAEEAEPGRPALENHTQLPDTALNLNSFIPLQPKKK
- a CDS encoding uncharacterized protein (ancestral locus Anc_5.577) — encoded protein: MDLEYLKPGFDPNSLKVAQLRRILMENGVEFSPQSKKSTLVGLFEARVKPEIPKLRSRYDNLLPSDKGIVKVAVNSSKKVKKREKQKKKKGKISSAESAALSGSENHEADSNSGASAKSDRAVDLIASTAFSDVNEFQQGGAAKRKARKRKIVEKEGNEDREGLLDMGVGVEDQSHGGALDKKRRRKIGEGEHTPITEKVAQKSPNKSPHKSLTIDKFESSSSSESSFNESSILNVSRRGHAGTERSDDRDTIKNDFSFERKTLVPDLNSLNVSPAFADELKVAYKDNSVPVLARPESHSELEMNYISGPAEISVGKETSTEASTNVPHGDLTSTAKSESSDDNRECQLDTEKDVSHHGDINVEQPSMINTSQLPAEVDLVGTHDYIEQVTEKEHNLRTRAWPAKTFFKSLGRMLRDISLFLIIVMPIIYGLWYREQRILIGYCGHETETGKLFDSKITALSKIDEFLESQKPNCLPCPDHAICYPLMQMKCQPEYALHRNRWSLHHLLPLSDSCVKDTKREKLVSEVVKKSLEFLRMKNAQYSCGASNDYSKSGMTEKELYQIFYESRAPWINDDEFDELWSQAVSDLIKEPEITWRQVSNDFFSSSNSKIIITNNQEKWVQLPNSKPSAIDSTNDQLTIDGVPAKTGHFSETDRGKKTRILRSTSKKYVGLRCRFEREIYQTYNKYAYLIWSTVILVILVKYTSYRIRKFYKQREVIEELSKKVVSKLKAVKKQDQVPDFLSVVQLRDVLLADITDLSYKNKLWQAVAKTLERNNTNVRSTLMEIHGEIMKCWEWIGPLDSNTHDSQQ
- the CGI121 gene encoding Cgi121p (ancestral locus Anc_5.581); protein product: MSSINRCYTVLPQFPDYTVSISLFEDVSNAQELRSKVAELPFALIDARAICSREQLLSAIYRALVEVSYNKRRTKSLHSECLLCLSPSSNIGEAFKNFGLKDDCKTLIAVQILGPNDQNAVERLGEEIHGREVELLDQTLQQHCDETFIRKVCGHQR
- the PFA5 gene encoding palmitoyltransferase PFA5 (ancestral locus Anc_5.579), whose translation is MGFYVPRWQPPSWVKYSAPFMLLALITYCTWGFAHRLCYDQLFKKLGRQSVAIGLICVVTFLDALLVVLWCQIKIIGPGRLPKVPPYMILPEDSVDYRSSETTTMIPSLIPPLCYQSGPNGQPIWCNDCASVKTDRAHHSTDLNYCVPRFDHRCVLLCAVIGKDNYRLFLQFVMYMALLAVIVVVSICVFLRQIRKDLDDNLIAILAITIWGYVMSAAMLSTHILCIMKNRTTVEVMARRKAHSKLSYCCYYNVKDGCRYVVQLERDESSDLWRKRPLWRNFSDFLGPNVLFWFIPIGFPNSKHRELEANNDGYPTLPTILGRYYESYGDEGKEMIEKKIAENQYVTKFYAYGDRYHLIN